In a genomic window of Ranitomeya imitator isolate aRanImi1 chromosome 5, aRanImi1.pri, whole genome shotgun sequence:
- the LOC138681486 gene encoding uncharacterized protein, with product MSGRAERRPDDSPRIQLRTPHRIAILGLMLLILNRHACQRRQRRRVQKRLWVHPLVEDRTEKGHFHVLYNYLRRYPEKFISFCRLPIIAFDRLLTILAPHLTLQDTVMRKSISAEERLLITLRFLATGESYTSLHLQFRVGKSTISNIVRCTCTVIWQKLQPMVMPSPTEETWLQVAAGFQSVANFPNCIGAVDGKHVRVQQPPRSGSRFFNYKKYFSVVLMAVADAHYKFVAIDVGAYGSTGDSRVLRTSQIGMQILRDGGTLPAPRPLPGSTHPVPFVMVSDEAFPLTTTLLRPYPRRGLDARRRIFNYRLSRARRYVECTFGIMTSQWRIFHTAIQLDTDTVDAVIKACCVLHNYAREYNTDVDVEYQQPVFNPVDNGGLGRPSNSGVRVRESFTDYFMSPEGAVHWQYSCAGVEQPDQQRRMHLH from the exons atgagtggacgtgctgagcgtcgtccagatgacagcccacggatccagctccgcacgccacaccggattgcgatcctggggttgatgcTTCTAATTTTGAATCGACATGCATgtcag cggcggcagagaagacgtgtgcagaaacgattgtgggtgcacccgcttgtagaagaccgaactgagaaggggcactttcatgtgctgtacaattatttgaggag atatcctgaaaaatttatatcgttttgtcggttaccaattattgcctttgacagactgcttaccatcctggcaccccatttaacactgcaagacacggtaatgaggaagtccatctctgctgaagaaaggctgctcatcaccttgcg atttttggccacaggagagagctatacatccctgcacctccaatttagagttggtaaatctaccatctctaacattgtgaggtgtacatgtaccgtcatctggcagaagttgcagcccatggtgatgccttccccaaccgaggagacttggctgcaggttgcagcaggctttcagtctgtggccaatttcccaaactgcataggtgcagtcgatggtaaacatgttcgggttcagcagccaccacgatcaggatcacgcttctttaattataagaagtatttttcagtggtcctgatggcggtggctgatgcccattacaaatttgttgccattgacgttggtgcctatggtagtactggggattctcgggtgttgcgaacgtcacagattgggatgcaaattcttcgagatggcggcacgctcccagccccacgacctttgccgggttccacacatccagtgccgttcgtgatggtatcggatgaggcgtttcccttaacgacaaccctgctgcgcccatacccacgaaggggactggatgcccgacggaggatttttaattatcggctgagtcgtgcacgcagatatgtggaatgcacctttgggatcatgactagtcagtggaggatctttcacactgccattcagttggacacagacaccgttgatgctgtgataaaggcttgctgtgtactccacaactatgctcgtgaataCAACACTGACgttgatgtggagtaccagcagccagtatttaatccagttgACAACGGGGGTCTGGGTAggccgtccaactctggtgtgcgtgtgagagaatccttcactgactactttatgagtcctgaaggtgccgtgcactggcaatactcctgtgctggtgttgagcagcctgaccagcagagaaggatgcatctacactga